A single window of Liolophura sinensis isolate JHLJ2023 chromosome 6, CUHK_Ljap_v2, whole genome shotgun sequence DNA harbors:
- the LOC135466633 gene encoding E3 ubiquitin-protein transferase MAEA-like, which yields MADVKSLEHPTLKVPYEVLNKKFRAAQKNIDREIAHVQTAANDLEKCFHSGRVTVGEVSTALDTVVEKLSLLKRKADESIQDELEAAKTCKRRVEHLKLADSAQGGAVTVWRKKRLDRMLVEYFLRAGYYNTALKLAKHSELVDLTNIDLFLTCKEVEESLLRHETAACLTWCHDNRSKLRKMKSTLEFNLRQQEYIELIRNNKRLEAVKHARKYFTSLEDDQVKDIQKVMGLLAFPVDTEIIPYRALLDTNRWQELVEQFREDNYKLHQLNSMSIFTVTLQAGLSALKTPHCYKENSDHRNPDCPVCSRNLNQLAHPLPYAHCSNSRLICSISGLPLNEHNPPMMLPNGHVYGLSALASMAADNEGRVVCPRTKTIFNLEETEKVFVM from the exons aTGGCAGACGTCAAGTCGCTAGAACACCCAACTCTGAAG GTTCCATATGAAGTGTTGAATAAGAAGTTTCGAGCTGCACAAAAGAACATTGATCGTGAGATAGCTCATGTTCAAACAGCGGCCAATGACTTGGAGAAATGTTTTCACAGTGGCCGTGTGACAGTGGGAGAAGTTAGCACTGCACTGGATACAGTGGTTGAGAAGCTTTCATTACTGAAGCGCAAA GCTGACGAGAGTATCCAGGATGAGTTGGAGGCAGCCAAGACGTGTAAAAGGCGGGTGGAGCACCTGAAGCTGGCTGACAGTGCCCAGGGGGGTGCCGTGACAGTGTGGAGGAAGAAGCGCCTGGACAGGATGCTGGTGGAATACTTCCTGAGGGCAGGCTATTATAACACTGCCTTAAAGTTGGCAAAACACTCAGAACTGGTG GATTTGACAAACATAGATCTGTTCTTGACTTGTAAAGAAGTGGAGGAATCGTTGCTGCGACATGAGACTGCTGCTTGTTTGACCTGGTGTCATGATAACAGATCAAAGCTAAGGAAAATGAAG AGTACGTTGGAGTTCAACTTACGGCAACAAGAATACATTGAGCTGATCCGAAATAACAAACGTCTGGAAGCTGTGAA ACATGCTAGGAAATATTTCACATCTCTGGAAGATGACCAGGTGAAGGACATCCAGAAAGTGATGGGCTTACTGGCTTTTCCTGTGGACACGGAGATCATTCCTTACAGG GCACTGCTGGACACAAACCGCTGGCAGGAGCTGGTGGAGCAGTTTAGAGAAGACAACTACAAGCTACACCAACTAAACAGCATGTCTATCTTCACAGTCACACTCCAGGCTGGACTCTCAGCCCTCAAAACACC TCACTGTTACAAGGAGAACTCTGACCACAGGAATCCTGACTGCCCTGTGTGCTCCCGTAACCTCAACCAACTGGCTCACCCGCTGCCCTACGCACACTGCTCCAATTCCAGGCTCATCTGCTCCATCAGTGGTCTCCCCTTGAATGAGCATAATCCCCCTATGATGCTTCCAAATGGCCATGTGTATGGCTTGAGT GCCCTGGCTTCCATGGCTGCTGACAACGAAGGTCGGGTTGTCTGTCCTCGAACGAAAACCATATTCAACCTTGAGGAGACGGAGAAAGTGTTTGTCATGTGA